One stretch of Hordeum vulgare subsp. vulgare unplaced genomic scaffold, MorexV3_pseudomolecules_assembly, whole genome shotgun sequence DNA includes these proteins:
- the LOC123422482 gene encoding ATP synthase subunit beta, chloroplastic, which translates to MRTNPTTSRPGVSTSEEKSTGRIDQIIGPVLDVTFPPGKLPYIYNALVVQSRDTADKQINVTCEVQQLLGNNRVRAVAMSATDGLMRGMEVIDTGAPLSVPVGGATLGRIFNVLGEPVDNLGPVDSSATFPIHRSAPAFIELDTKLSIFETGIKVVDLLAPYRRGGKIGLFGGAGVGKTVLIMELINNIAKAHGGVSVFGGVGERTREGNDLYMEMKESGVINEKNIEESKVALVYGQMNEPPGARMRVGLTALTMAEYFRDVNKQDVLLFIDNIFRFVQAGSEVSALLGRMPSAVGYQPTLSTEMGSLQERIASTKKGSITSIQAVYVPADDLTDPAPATTFAHLDATTVLSRGLASKGIYPAVDPLDSTSTMLQPRIVGNEHYETAQRVKETLQRYKELQDIIAILGLDELSEEDRLTVARARKIERFLSQPFFVAEVFTGSPGKYVALAETIRGFQLILSGELDGLPEQAFYLVGNIDEASTKAITLEEENKSQK; encoded by the coding sequence ATGAGAACCAATCCTACTACTTCTCGTCCCGGGGTTTCCACAAGTGAAGAAAAAAGTACAGGtcgtatcgatcaaattattggaCCCGTGCTGGATGTCACTTTTCCCCCGGGCAAGTTACCTTATATTTATAACGCTTTAGTAGTCCAGAGTAGAGACACTGCCGATAAGCAAATTAATGTGACTTGTGAGGTACAACAATTATTAGGAAATAATCGAGTTAGAGCTGTAGCTATGAGTGCTACGGACGGGTTGATGAGAGGAATGGAAGTGATTGACACGGGAGCTCCTCTCAGTGTTCCGGTCGGTGGAGCTACTCTCGGACGAATTTTCAACGTTCTTGGGGAGCCTGTTGACAATTTGGGTCCTGTAGATAGTAGTGCAACGTTCCCTATTCATAGATCTGCGCCTGCCTTTATCGAGTTAGATACGAAATTATCCATCTTTGAAACAGGTATTAAGGTCGTCGATCTTTTAGCTCCTTATCGACGTGGAGGAAAAATAGGACTATTTGGGGGGGCTGGAGTAGGTAAAACAGTACTGATCATGGAATTAATCAATAACATTGCTAAAGCTCATGGGGGCGTATCCGTATTCGGTGGAGTAGGGGAACGGACTCGTGAAGGAAATGATCTTTATATGGAAATGAAGGAATCCGGAGTAATTAATGAAAAAAATATTGAAGAATCAAAGGTAGCTCTAGTCTATGGCCAAATGAATGAACCACCGGGAGCTCGTATGAGAGTTGGTTTAACTGCCCTAACTATGGCAGAATATTTCCGAGATGTTAATAAGCAAGACGTGCTTTTATTTATCGATAATATCTTTCGTTTTGTTCAAGCAGGATCAGAGGTATCCGCTTTATTAGGGAGAATGCCCTCCGCAGTGGGTTATCAACCTACTCTTAGTACAGAAATGGGTTCTTTGCAAGAAAGAATTGCTTCTACTAAAAAGGGATCTATAACTTCGATTCAAGCAGTTTATGTACCTGCGGACGATTTGACCGACCCTGcccctgccacaacatttgcacaTTTGGATGCTACTACCGTACTTTCCAGAGGATTAGCTTCCAAGGGTATTTATCCAGCAGTAGATCCTTTAGATTCAACATCAACTATGTTACAGCCTCGGATCGTTGGCAACGAACATTATGAAACTGCGCAAAGAGTTAAGGAAACTTTACAACGTTACAAAGAACTTCAGGACATTATCGCAATTCTTGGCTTGGATGAATTATCGGAAGAGGATCGTTTAACTGTAGCAAGAGCAAGAAAAATTGAGCGTTTCTTATCACAACCGTTCTTTGTGGCAGAAGTTTTTACTGGTTCTCCAGGAAAGTATGTTGCTCTTGCGGAAACTATTAGGGGATTTCAACTAATCCTTTCCGGAGAATTAGACGGCCTACCTGAACAGGCTTTTTATTTGGTGGGTAACATCGATGAAGCTAGCACGAAAGCTATAACcttagaagaggagaacaaatcgcAGAAATGA
- the LOC123422483 gene encoding ribulose bisphosphate carboxylase large chain, producing MSPQTETKAGVGFQAGVKDYKLTYYTPEYETKDTDILAAFRVSPQPGVPPEEAGAAVAAESSTGTWTTVWTDGLTSLDRYKGRCYHIEPVAGEDSQWICYVAYPLDLFEEGSVTNMFTSIVGNVFGFKALRALRLEDLRIPPTYSKTFQGPPHGIQVERDKLNKYGRPLLGCTIKPKLGLSAKNYGRACYECLRGGLDFTKDDENVNSQPFMRWRDRFVFCAEAIYKSQAETGEIKGHYLNATAGTCEEMIKRAVFARELGVPIVMHDYLTGGFTANTTLAHYCRDNGLLLHIHRAMHAVIDRQKNHGMHFRVLAKALRMSGGDHIHSGTVVGKLEGEREMTLGFVDLLRDDFIEKDRARGIFFTQDWVSMPGVIPVASGGIHVWHMPALTEIFGDDSVLQFGGGTLGHPWGNAPGAAANRVALEACVQARNEGRDLAREGNEIIRAACKWSPELAAACEVWKAIKFEFEPVDTIDKKV from the coding sequence ATGTCACcacaaacagaaactaaagcAGGTGTTGGATTTCAAGCTGGTGTTAAAGATTATAAATTGACTTACTACACCCCAGAGTATGAAACTAAGGATACTGATATCTTGGCAGCATTCCGAGTAAGTCCTCAGCCTGGGGTTCCGCCCGAAGAAGCAGGGGCTGCAGTAGCTGCCGAATCTTCTACTGGTACATGGACAACTGTTTGGACTGATGGACTTACCAGTCTTGATCGTTACAAAGGACGATGCTATCACATCGAGCCTGTTGCTGGGGAAGACAGCCAATGGATCTGTTATGTAGCTTATCCATTAGACCTATTTGAGGAGGGTTCCGTTACTAACATGTTTACTTCCATTGTGGGTAACGTATTTGGGTTCAAAGCCCTACGTGCTCTACGTTTGGAGGATCTACGAATTCCCCCTACTTATTCAAAAACTTTCCAAGGCCCGCCTCATGGTATCCAAGTTGAAAGAGATAAGTTGAACAAGTATGGCCGTCCTTTATTGGGATGTACTATTAAACCAAAATTGGGATTATCCGCAAAAAATTATGGTAGAGCGTGTTATGAGTGTCTACGTGGTGGACTTGATTTTACCAAAGATGATGAAAACGTAAACTCACAACCATTTATGCGCTGGAGAGACCGTTTTGTCTTTTGTGCCGAAGCTATTTATAAATCACAGGCCGAAACCGGTGAAATCAAGGGGCATTACTTGAATGCGACTGCGGGTACATGTGAAGAAATGATTAAGAGAGCTGTATTTGCGAGAGAATTAGGGGTTCCTATTGTAATGCATGACTACTTAACCGGGGGATTCACCGCAAATACTACTTTGGCTCACTATTGCCGCGACAATGGCTTACTTCTTCACATTCACCGTGCAATGCATGCAGTTATTGATAGACAGAAAAATCATGGTATGCATTTCCGTGTATTAGCTAAAGCATTGCGTATGTCTGGGGGAGATCATATCCACTCCGGTACAGTAGTAGGTAAGTTAGAAGGGGAACGCGAAATGACTTTAGGTTTTGTTGATTTATTGCGCGATGATTTTATTGAAAAAGATCGTGCTCGCGGTATCTTTTTCACTCAGGACTGGGTATCCATGCCAGGTGTTATACCGGTAGCTTCAGGTGGTATTCATGTTTGGCATATGCCAGCTCTGACCGAAATCTTTGGGGACGATTCTGTATTACAATTTGGTGGAGGAACTTTAGGACATCCTTGGGGGAATGCACCTGGTGCAGCAGCTAATCGAGTGGCTTTAGAAGCTTGTGTACAAGCTCGTAACGAAGGGCGTGATCTTGCTCGCGAAGGTAATGAAATTATCCGAGCAGCTTGCAAATGGAGTCCTGAACTAGCCGCAGCTTGTGAAGTATGGAAGGCGATCAAATTCGAGTTCGAGCCGGTAGATACTATCGATAAGAAGGTCTAA